The window TTTACTTGTACTGGCGGAAGAAAAGGACGGAAGGCGAAGAAACCGACGACGAGATCGAAGATTGGGAGCTGGAGTATTGGCCGCACAGATTCTCCAATGAGGAGCTGAGGGAGGCGACGGGAGGTTTTTCGATCGATCAGCTTCTGGGTTCCGGTGGATTCGGGAAGGTTTACAAGGGCACCTTATCAAACGGCACAGAAATCGCCGTCAAGTGCGTCAACCACGACTCGAAGCAGGGGCTGAGGGAGTTCATGGCGGAGATCGCCAGCATGGGGCGGCTGCAGCACAAGAACTTGGTGCAGATGCGGGGGTGGTGCCGGAAGGCCAACGAGCTGATGCTGGTGTATGATTACATGCCCAACGGAAGCCTCAATCGGTGGATTTTCGACAAGCCCAAGACGGTTTTGGGGTGGGAAAGGCGGCGGCGCGTGCTGGCGGATGTGGCGGAGGGGTTGAATTACCTCCACCACGGGTGGGACCAGATGGTGATTCACAGAGACATTAAGTCGAGCAACATTTTGTTGGACGCGGAGATGAGAGGGCGGCTTGGGGATTTCGGGCTGGCGAAGCTCTACCAGCACGGGGAAGTGCCCCACACGACGCGTGTCGTCGGGACGTTCGGGTACTTGGCGCCGGAGCTGGCGACTGTGGCAGCGCCGACGGCGGCGAGTGATGTTTATAGTTTCGGGGTGGTGTTGTTGGAGGTGGCGTGTGGGAGGAAGCCGATTGAGATGGAGGCGGCGGAGGATGAGGAGGTGTTGGTTGATTGGGTGAGGAAGTTGTATTTTAGAGGGAGGGTGGGGGAGGCGGCGGACCCGAGAATAAATGGGGAGTATGAGGCGGCGGAGATGGAGATTGCTTTGAAGCTTGGGCTGGCTTGTTGCCATCCTGATCCACAGAGAAGGCCTAACATGAGGGAAATTGTGGCGGTTTTGGTTGGTGAGGCCGCGTCCGCCACCGCACCCGCCCATTTGTTGTCTGAATTGGCAAGGGGTGATAGTAGCATTGGCGGCGGAGACGGCGGTAGTGATGATTTGTCTATGGAAGTGGCGCCACCCCAACTCCAGCAGCCTTTAGTGTGAAtatgcttgttttttttttttcctttcaattacattttttatattatttttcaagaaatttaaaaaaaaaattgtgaggcGTACACATTGAcaatttgactttgcatttcaaTCTGTCGAGTGAGGTTTGGTGTTTGTTGTAAAATGGTAGGAGGTTTCAATTGTTTTCGCTTTGAAATTCAACGTTTTGACTTTCGGTCGATTTACACATTATACTATGGGagattttgaaatgtttttctacatttaaatttaaagtTTTGACTTTCGCTCGATTTAGATTTATGTTATATGTCCGTATGGTCAATTACTAATTATTAACAGGAATATAGAATAACGGGATTCATTCTCTCAAAGAGTAAAAAAAGATGTACTATTTTACACTTTCgtttttttcattttgcatctttaattttcttttgtgaaGAAACTAGGACCTAAATATTAACTTAAACCTAGCTCGCTCTCATCACAAAACCTAAATGATTCAGGGGTATTTTGATATGGGttcaaagtaattaaaaattgaaCATATTTTAAAAGTATGCCTGTAAAATTGGatctatttcaaattttctcatGATTCAAACACATGTGAGTTGGTTAAATGTGTTTTTGATGTCTCATGGGTCAAATTCATAAGGATTCAATTTGCAAAAGGTGCAAATTGCATTGAAAACTCATATTTTAAGTTATGCacctaacaaaaaaaattaaaagcccTCATCTCTTTGTTCAATTCTCTGAATTTTTACTTTTACCGTGATAAGCTTTCATGTAATGAAGTTAGTACGAAAATATGTATGTTTGCTAATTAAGATATTGGGGTATACTAAAATGATTTTTTCGCTTCTTCAACTTTCccccaaaagaaaatgaatgaagGCTACAATGCTAAGACATAAAAGAGAAAGGCCTCTTTGAACAAATTGTAATTATTGTATAATTTAACAACTTCCATtgaggttttgttttttgattaacaaaatgtaaatttttttattttattcacatGTAGAACTTATATACAAGAGCGGattgagtttttttatttttttattttacaattacATTGAATTGCAAGccgaatttaaaataaatttgacaatGAAAGGaagtttacaaaaaaaaaaataatgaaaggaTAAAagggtatttttaaatttactaTTATTAGGAGGAGGAGAGTTTGaaactattataataatttagaaGAGTTTCAAACACAGATCGCAAAATCTAGTTACTATGTATCTTCACTTTTATTATTGTTTAGGGTTTCTCTCCAGTAGCTATAGTGTGAAATGAGGGAGCACCCATTTTCTGCCGGCATTCCGTTACAACTGATTCTTTCATAGTCTCACGTCCACGCACCATCACTCCAATATCAGATCCACCCATCTCATCTGAAAACTTTGCAAAGATATATACTCATAACAAGAAAGCCGTTAAAAATGGAAAATATATGTAACGGGTACAAATCACAGTTTGATATGAGTGCATAAgcatttttttgtgttttgaatAAGTCAATTCAGTATATATGTCAGTATGTAGTTTACATGTAAATTACTATTTAACCTTAATCGTAAAGAGTCGAGTAATGTTCCAAAAAGATTACAAGGGTAAACGAATAAAAGTACCGTTAAAGTTGGGCTTGCGTCCAAAATGGGTTTCATGTTGCTCAAGAGCTGCATCACTTGCTTGTGTTGAACAATTTTTTCCAAGTCTATCCCATGTTTTTGGAGGATAGGAGGAATCAATTTCTGAATCCTTCTCCATCTGCTACCAAAATGCTGCATGTTATTACTACAATGAAAGAAGATAGGATAAGCCGATCTCCTTCGATGCTTGGGAGGCCATTTTTTTTAGAGGGAACAAAAATGTGGTTGGAAATGGTAAGAAAGATCAGAAGCAGGATGGAGGAGATTCCGGCTATGGCAGCCATCCAAGACGAGCTTTCGAGTCCATTGATTGAATAATTCAAGAACTTTGTACCAACCTGTACCGTTTTCACTTGCGAATACTCGCTTAGTGGTTCTCTTACTGTTGTACCATAGTGCTCTTGTGTCACAAATATTTAAACTTTCAGCTGGCTGGTTGAAGATTAAGGTTGAGATTGACTTTAATAGACAAATGTCTTCGGACTTCTGCACAACATAATAAGTTGTATTGTTGGCAGAAAAACATGTATGCCGACTGTTTTCAAACGAAGCGAGTTcttgcaagatgctcagaaatGGGGTTATCCCAATTCCTCCAGCAACAAGCATTAGGATGTCATATCTGCACAAAGATCTCACATTCGTGTGAATCAAATTTTTTCTCTAATTTGGTGATCAATGAGAAAGTTTTAAGAAATTAAACTATCATGATGAAAAGTGAAATTTTTATGTACCCTAAGGAGTCCATGGAGACAAGTCCATAGGGGCCTTCTACTGCAATAGGTATGTACTTCAACTGATCGCTATACGTTTCTTGCCTAGTTTGGATCATATTTGAGAGAGAACTAGTCCAGGAACCTTCGGATTTGATTAAAACCGACCTTGTGT is drawn from Malus domestica chromosome 14, GDT2T_hap1 and contains these coding sequences:
- the LOC139191339 gene encoding L-type lectin-domain containing receptor kinase S.1-like translates to MRPFSAVVVRLLLLHLFLSPTSALDFLFNSFTNITNATDLILINDARLDAAAIRLTNDSNQFAVGRVFYPTKIPMKPTSNSTSVTSFSTSFVFSVLPEIASSPGFGLCFVLSNSTSPPNALASQYFGLFTNATVPFVAPLLAVEFDTGQNPEFNDPNGNHIGIDLNNIESAVTTPAGYYNSTGGFIPIQMRTGQNVRAWIEFDGTSLEFNVTVAPANVSRPSLPTLTYIDPKIANYVSAEMFVGFSASKTQWIEAQRVLAWSFSNTGVARDINTTNLPVFQLVSPSSSLSSSAIAGISIGCVVFVLILVSGFYLYWRKKRTEGEETDDEIEDWELEYWPHRFSNEELREATGGFSIDQLLGSGGFGKVYKGTLSNGTEIAVKCVNHDSKQGLREFMAEIASMGRLQHKNLVQMRGWCRKANELMLVYDYMPNGSLNRWIFDKPKTVLGWERRRRVLADVAEGLNYLHHGWDQMVIHRDIKSSNILLDAEMRGRLGDFGLAKLYQHGEVPHTTRVVGTFGYLAPELATVAAPTAASDVYSFGVVLLEVACGRKPIEMEAAEDEEVLVDWVRKLYFRGRVGEAADPRINGEYEAAEMEIALKLGLACCHPDPQRRPNMREIVAVLVGEAASATAPAHLLSELARGDSSIGGGDGGSDDLSMEVAPPQLQQPLV